A single Amphiura filiformis chromosome 19, Afil_fr2py, whole genome shotgun sequence DNA region contains:
- the LOC140140902 gene encoding vesicle transport protein SFT2B-like has translation MDKFKRFWNADEAEAQREDDENILTQIYDGTTLSWSTRIKAFVICFAVGCVLSILSTICLAFPNKNSLKLFAVLYSFGNLTALSGTIFLMGPIKQMKNMFKEKRIFTTLIALLFLALTLCAALWWDIAILAIIFCICQFLAFIWYSLSYIPYARDAVRKCICACIE, from the exons ATGGATAAGTTCAAAAGATTTTGGAATGCGGATGAAGCTGAAGCACAGCGAGAAGACGATGAAAATATTTTGACACAG ATTTATGACGGTACAACGTTAAGTTGGTCAACCAGAATAAAAGCCTTTGTTATTTGTTTTGCAGTTGGCTGTGTATTGTCAATATTA TCCACCATCTGCCTGGCATTTCCAAATAAAAATAGTCTCAAGTTATTCGCAGTGCTTTACTCCTTTGGAAACCTTACAGCTCTATCAGG TACTATATTCCTCATGGGGCCAATTAAGCAGATGAAAAATATGTTCAAGGAGAAGCGGATATTTACAACTTTAATAGCACTTCTGTTCTTGGCTTTAACTTTATGTGCAGCATTATGG tgGGACATTGCCATCCTTGCTATAATATTTTGCATATGCCAATTTCTTGCATTTATCTG GTACTCATTGTCATACATCCCGTACGCAAGAGACGCAGTGAGGAAATGCATCTGTGCCTGTATTGAATAG